In Megalobrama amblycephala isolate DHTTF-2021 linkage group LG21, ASM1881202v1, whole genome shotgun sequence, the genomic stretch CAGTTGCCTAAATCGAGCTTCCCCGCTAGACTCTCGAGTTCTGCATTCCCCACGTTCTCTGGAAAGTGTAAGAATTTTGCTCCGGCGACAGTTTCGACTTGTGGTTCCTCTGGCGCATCCAGGTTTGCTATGTCAGAGTCTAACAGGCTTGAAGGGATGTCACTGGGTTGTGCTGGAGAACAGCTGCGAGGTGTTAAAGTCCTCTTTGTGGGCAAGGGAATTGGAAGCTCCGAGTCACTGGCTGCAGTAAGATAGCTGTCCTGGCGGATGACTACTTGCCTTCTGTACCTCACAGTCTCCGGTTTGAAAGCTGAGAGAGCCTCGTTAGTAAAACGTGGAGTAATTTCAAGATCTCTCATTATGAATCTAGAAGGTCGTGGACTTGGTGATCGGGAACGGTCCTTGAAATTGAGTAAGTCCAATGATTTTGATTTAAACAAAGTGCTGGTTTCATTTTGACCATAGACTGGACTGACAGACCGGGTGGGGCTTAAATCTGATATGAAATGGGAAGAGGACTCTATGTAGTACTCGTAGATCTTTCCATGGACACCTGTTCTACGATTCCCATGCCCATCCAAGATAACGTCAGCATTCTCTACTTTAATTTCTGCTTTTGACTGAAAACTCGAGAACGTGCCCTGGTGACCAATGTCCTGCCTCAACTCCCTGCCAACACCTGTACCAGCTTCCAGCGTCTTGACCAGGCACGGGGATCGCCGACCACTTGGACTTCCTGGACCTTTTTCACTTCCATCAGGAAGTTGCAAGGTTAACCTCGGTTTGACACTCTTTGCCTCAATTATATCCTCAGTTGTGTTGCTTTTACCTGCAGGTTCCTCCTTTGCACAACTGTCCAAATCCATGGTTTCAGGCTGGGCCCTTTCCAAGGCAACATTGTTAAGGCTTTCTTGCAAGGTTTTCTCTGAAGATGGTTGAAAATGATTTTCCCTGTCAGACACCTCCTTTGCAGATTCACTCTGTGGTTCTTGCTCAGTATTGCATGCGCTGTATCTTCCTCGGGTTGCTTGCGCACCCTTTTGTTGAGTTCTTTCACTTCCCTGCCGTCTGTTTCGTGTCCTGGAGTTGTAGAATCTAAAAACCAAGGAAACAAATAGCATGGTGGCCACAGACAGAGTCAGTTTTCCCAGGAGCTGCATGTCAAAGTGCACTCCGAGCAATTCTGCAATTTGCATCTCTGAAGTGAAATCTATGGTGGTCAGCTGGACATTGGATTTTATTTGAAGCTTCTTCCCTAGCGTATCCCAGCCAGTGTAGGTTGTAGTTTAGTATCTGCAAGCAGAAGCACACTGTCAGCTGTCTCTCCTCCCACAGGGTGACTAAAAACCTGATATGTACAACAAGAGCATTTGCATCCTGTGTTCTCTAAGGGCGGGGACCAGTATCATTCCACCTGGTGCAGGTGATCGCTATGAAAACACATCTCACCCCTACCTTTGCTTCAAGAACTAACATTCTATTTACATTATCCaataaaaaccttcaaaatTCTATCAAGTTAGCTtacatattgttatatataaaatgtaaaaaaaaaaaaaaaaatccactgcagagaaaaaacaacccaataaaataaaacattagacATGCAAATTACATTGGAGTGATGAATGTGTTTAcaccagaatattttgttttaattggtGATATGTCTATATAACTATGAAAATAGATACCATACCCTG encodes the following:
- the klhdc7a gene encoding kelch domain-containing protein 7A yields the protein MQIAELLGVHFDMQLLGKLTLSVATMLFVSLVFRFYNSRTRNRRQGSERTQQKGAQATRGRYSACNTEQEPQSESAKEVSDRENHFQPSSEKTLQESLNNVALERAQPETMDLDSCAKEEPAGKSNTTEDIIEAKSVKPRLTLQLPDGSEKGPGSPSGRRSPCLVKTLEAGTGVGRELRQDIGHQGTFSSFQSKAEIKVENADVILDGHGNRRTGVHGKIYEYYIESSSHFISDLSPTRSVSPVYGQNETSTLFKSKSLDLLNFKDRSRSPSPRPSRFIMRDLEITPRFTNEALSAFKPETVRYRRQVVIRQDSYLTAASDSELPIPLPTKRTLTPRSCSPAQPSDIPSSLLDSDIANLDAPEEPQVETVAGAKFLHFPENVGNAELESLAGKLDLGNCLEALTLAKKHGHIALQQAALRVMSDNYLQVLRDPGLFGKLKAGERDHIQTQRMRGRKWLVVADMESPDWSKCLSQSTDLESESVKTSNGMYYYDDYKDTWHLHSHIPQEVLSKGCAMCTMDNYLFVAVGFQGLDREATRSKKVYCYNPMTSIWSEISPMNEARPHCKLVALQGHLYAIGGECLSTVERYDPRTNRWTFVAPLPNDTFAVAHRATACNGELFVAGGTLRYTLLRYNPKTNTWRETMIVGSKDKTTEIVAVRNFLYRFDVNPLGISVYRFHAVARLWYECSSIRLPHCTAFQCVTMDNIIYCVSRQFTLRFLADEVSPSFVAHDLKVLSQAKGILFPFILVLPERTTQQTCV